A genome region from Acidobacteriota bacterium includes the following:
- a CDS encoding DUF697 domain-containing protein has product MLENLKRVILPLALLVIVGFLVMVVSQTAQVVDMASRIDPRLGTAVLWALLAVYAGLVAVPVVRLLLMPRPLKPPESDQGPEFERHLKRLGRRLASNRELTGHAFDLSSRQGVEAALAVLDERAEAEIRTRAATVFLMTAISQSGRLDGLLVLVNQTQMVYQIAKIYYQRPTLRDLARLYANVAATAFIVGELEDSEVGDQLAAMTAASAGSVVGAVPGLQAVTALFVNSLVTGSASAFLTLRVGLIAKGYCDALVKPQRKTLRRSASAQALKMLSTIISRGSKVVWNAFAAGGRKRARSALGSVRDWFRTTPEDDLPGQSGGQQS; this is encoded by the coding sequence ATGCTTGAGAATCTGAAGCGGGTGATTCTGCCCCTGGCGCTGCTGGTCATTGTCGGTTTCCTGGTCATGGTGGTGAGCCAGACGGCGCAGGTGGTCGACATGGCCTCCCGCATCGACCCCCGGCTGGGGACGGCGGTGCTTTGGGCGTTGTTGGCCGTCTACGCGGGTCTGGTGGCGGTTCCGGTGGTGCGGTTGCTGCTCATGCCGCGTCCCCTCAAGCCGCCCGAGAGCGATCAGGGTCCGGAGTTCGAGCGGCACTTGAAACGGCTGGGACGGCGTCTGGCCTCCAACCGGGAGTTGACCGGGCACGCCTTCGACCTGAGCAGCCGCCAGGGGGTGGAGGCGGCGCTGGCGGTGCTCGATGAGCGGGCCGAGGCGGAGATCCGCACGCGCGCCGCCACCGTCTTCCTGATGACCGCGATTTCCCAGAGCGGACGGCTGGACGGCCTGCTGGTTCTCGTCAACCAGACCCAGATGGTCTACCAGATCGCCAAGATCTACTACCAGCGGCCCACTCTGCGCGATCTGGCGCGGCTCTACGCCAACGTAGCCGCCACCGCCTTCATCGTGGGGGAATTAGAAGACAGCGAAGTGGGCGATCAACTGGCCGCCATGACCGCGGCCAGCGCCGGATCGGTGGTGGGAGCCGTGCCCGGACTTCAGGCCGTCACGGCCCTCTTCGTCAATTCCCTGGTCACCGGCTCGGCCAGCGCCTTCCTCACCTTGCGGGTGGGTTTGATCGCCAAGGGATATTGCGACGCCCTGGTCAAGCCGCAGCGCAAAACCCTGCGCCGCAGCGCCTCGGCTCAAGCATTGAAGATGCTCTCCACCATCATCTCGCGAGGATCGAAGGTGGTCTGGAACGCGTTTGCGGCAGGGGGCCGCAAACGCGCCCGTTCAGCCTTGGGCTCGGTCCGTGACTGGTTCCGAACGACCCCCGAGGACGACCTGCCGGGCCAATCCGGCGGACAGCAGTCCTGA
- a CDS encoding GNAT family N-acetyltransferase: protein MAEIKVRPARESDAQGIAECFRTSYRGSYCYQDFYRPQAVKRLIYAEDTVIVVAVEEESGEVLGTAAVLEEKGALSDLTAEFGRLVVHPKARRHGVGHRLMEGRLRLVRDRLHVGVVEARTCNAFSCRIALGHGFSPAGLLPSSVAFEERENLAVLVQYFGEALRLRRNHPRIIPEAYPLAHLVMSNCGLDFDVIEDEESPSYPSGNDFELEELTSSEGYANLLRIERGRLKKRELFGPMRLHYGFFKLRARNSNYLLARREGRLAGALGYIIDREEGQVRVFEFISIEEESATYLFKQLLKRAGRAGMTYVEADVSAYAPRMQRTLLELGFLPVAYLPSLVFHKVERLDILKMARVFSPVASNSPDLPREVQRLSEVVLRGFASREIQPRILRAVDQVELFRGLSREQSRRLAACCRLADFQAGESVFAKGDPGQGVLLVLRGRIDVEVDGRQVGTVGKGESLGEISALRGFVHSASARARTPVTAGLLPRDQLRSLIRRRPDIGVILYRNLALGLGRKLQRADLALLGQA, encoded by the coding sequence ATGGCTGAAATCAAGGTCCGGCCAGCTCGCGAATCGGACGCCCAAGGGATCGCGGAGTGCTTCCGCACTTCCTACCGAGGCAGTTACTGCTACCAGGACTTCTACCGCCCCCAGGCCGTCAAGCGTCTCATTTACGCCGAGGACACGGTCATCGTCGTGGCCGTGGAAGAGGAGAGCGGCGAGGTGCTGGGGACGGCCGCCGTGCTGGAGGAGAAGGGCGCCCTCAGCGACCTGACGGCCGAGTTCGGGAGGCTGGTTGTGCATCCCAAGGCCCGCCGCCACGGAGTGGGTCACCGGCTCATGGAAGGCCGCCTCCGATTGGTGCGCGACCGGCTTCACGTGGGTGTCGTCGAAGCCCGCACCTGCAACGCCTTCTCTTGCCGTATTGCGCTGGGGCACGGTTTCTCCCCCGCAGGACTGCTGCCTTCCTCGGTGGCCTTCGAGGAGCGGGAGAATCTGGCCGTGCTCGTTCAGTATTTCGGGGAGGCCTTGCGCCTGCGCCGCAACCATCCTCGCATCATTCCCGAGGCCTATCCGCTGGCCCACCTGGTCATGTCCAACTGCGGACTCGACTTCGACGTCATCGAGGACGAGGAATCCCCCTCCTACCCCTCCGGGAACGATTTCGAGTTGGAGGAGTTGACCTCATCGGAGGGCTACGCCAACCTGCTGCGCATCGAGCGGGGACGCCTCAAGAAACGCGAGCTGTTCGGTCCCATGCGCCTCCACTACGGTTTTTTCAAGCTGCGGGCGCGCAACTCGAACTACCTGCTGGCCCGCCGCGAGGGACGCCTGGCGGGGGCGCTGGGCTACATCATCGACCGCGAGGAGGGCCAGGTGCGCGTCTTCGAGTTCATCAGCATTGAGGAAGAGAGCGCCACCTATCTCTTCAAGCAATTGCTGAAGCGGGCGGGCCGCGCCGGCATGACCTACGTCGAGGCCGACGTGAGCGCCTATGCTCCCCGCATGCAGAGGACGCTCTTGGAGCTGGGTTTCCTGCCCGTGGCCTATCTTCCTTCGCTGGTTTTCCACAAGGTGGAACGGCTCGACATCCTCAAGATGGCACGCGTCTTTTCGCCGGTGGCCTCCAACAGTCCCGACCTGCCCCGGGAAGTGCAGCGCCTGTCAGAGGTGGTGCTGCGCGGATTCGCCTCGCGCGAGATTCAGCCCCGCATCTTGCGGGCCGTCGATCAGGTCGAGCTCTTTCGGGGACTCAGCCGCGAGCAGTCGCGCCGCCTGGCTGCCTGCTGCCGCCTGGCCGATTTCCAGGCTGGCGAGAGTGTCTTCGCCAAAGGCGATCCCGGCCAGGGGGTGTTGTTGGTGCTGCGGGGCCGCATCGACGTCGAGGTAGACGGCCGCCAGGTGGGAACAGTGGGCAAGGGTGAATCGCTGGGCGAGATCTCGGCCTTGCGCGGATTCGTCCACTCGGCCTCGGCCCGCGCCCGCACCCCGGTGACGGCCGGACTGCTGCCCCGCGACCAACTGCGGTCCCTCATCCGCCGCCGTCCCGACATCGGCGTCATCCTCTACCGCAACCTGGCCCTGGGCCTGGGACGAAAACTCCAACGCGCCGACCTGGCTCTGCTGGGCCAGGCGTGA
- the dapF gene encoding diaminopimelate epimerase, with protein MIVKLHKLHCYGNDFLVAYRCQLEDDRYSALARSCCDRHTGIGADGLVFLKPADQEGRFDYRIFNQDGSEAELSGNGARCACALVHRNDWCSQDEIVLQTLCGDKTFSRLSQKDGRWRYRSSLGRPGFRPEQVPFKDTHATRIPERILRYPLDAGGEALQITALSMGNPQCQILVDCLPKGERFQRLGSALERHQVFPQRANVGFVQVIDEHKVRAKIWERGVGPTQSSGTGCSAAAVAAIVNGRCTSPVEVVTQSGSQKVEWSEGQEVVLTGESRYVAEIDFDWQT; from the coding sequence ATGATCGTCAAGCTTCATAAGCTGCATTGTTACGGCAATGACTTTCTGGTGGCCTACCGGTGCCAGCTTGAGGACGACCGCTATAGCGCTCTGGCCCGGTCCTGTTGTGATCGCCACACGGGAATAGGAGCCGACGGCCTGGTCTTCCTGAAGCCCGCCGATCAAGAGGGACGCTTCGACTACCGCATCTTCAACCAGGACGGCAGCGAAGCCGAACTCTCGGGTAACGGAGCCCGCTGCGCCTGCGCGCTGGTGCATCGCAACGACTGGTGCTCGCAGGACGAAATCGTGCTTCAGACCTTGTGCGGCGACAAGACATTCAGCCGCCTCTCCCAGAAGGACGGCCGCTGGCGGTACCGCAGTTCCCTGGGCCGGCCCGGTTTTCGTCCCGAGCAGGTGCCCTTTAAGGACACCCATGCCACGCGCATCCCTGAACGCATCCTGCGTTATCCCCTCGACGCCGGAGGCGAAGCGTTGCAGATCACGGCTCTTTCCATGGGCAACCCGCAATGTCAAATCCTGGTCGACTGCCTGCCCAAGGGTGAACGCTTTCAGCGCTTGGGGTCGGCGCTGGAACGGCATCAGGTCTTTCCCCAGCGCGCCAACGTCGGATTCGTGCAGGTCATCGACGAGCACAAGGTACGGGCCAAGATCTGGGAGCGGGGCGTGGGCCCCACTCAGTCCTCGGGCACCGGCTGCTCGGCCGCCGCCGTGGCCGCCATCGTCAACGGACGATGCACCTCTCCCGTCGAGGTGGTGACCCAGAGCGGCTCGCAAAAAGTGGAGTGGAGCGAAGGTCAAGAGGTGGTCCTGACCGGCGAGTCCCGCTACGTCGCCGAAATCGACTTCGACTGGCAAACCTGA
- a CDS encoding bifunctional phosphoglucose/phosphomannose isomerase, whose protein sequence is MKTRLDHPGALAQGMVQGTFESLRQFGQQLQSGPALASHLGVRPAQGVRSAVYCGLGGSGIAGDLLQAALGEDLRLPWLVHRSYGLPPFADRATLAVISSYSGNTEEALDAFAQARAKDCRILCVTSGGELLKKASADQLPCIQLPSGLAPRNSLGYALSALLCAVHRLGLAPDPSGPLQQAAESAHERSRLLGLDTPLKANPAKHLARRLHGRLVLIYGGSGLTAPIARRWRGQITENAKQLAWTAALPEMNHNEIAGWEHPHEVLKHTVAVFLRDQDEHPRLARRFDLTRRYLQDKAGDTIECDSNGESRLDRMVSLLQLIDWASVYLAILNGSDPESIEAIEHIKRRLSEEA, encoded by the coding sequence TTGAAGACCAGACTCGATCATCCCGGCGCCCTCGCCCAAGGCATGGTGCAAGGCACTTTCGAGAGCCTGCGCCAGTTCGGACAGCAATTGCAGTCGGGACCCGCCCTGGCCTCGCATCTCGGCGTCCGCCCGGCCCAAGGCGTACGCTCGGCGGTCTATTGCGGACTGGGGGGCTCGGGCATCGCCGGCGACTTGCTGCAAGCGGCGCTGGGAGAGGACTTGCGCCTCCCCTGGCTGGTGCACCGCTCCTACGGACTGCCCCCCTTCGCCGATCGGGCCACGCTGGCCGTCATCTCCAGCTACTCGGGCAACACCGAGGAGGCCTTGGACGCCTTTGCGCAAGCCCGCGCCAAGGACTGCCGCATCCTCTGCGTCACCTCGGGAGGAGAGCTGCTGAAAAAGGCCTCTGCAGACCAACTCCCCTGCATTCAGTTGCCTTCGGGACTGGCTCCCCGCAACTCCCTGGGATATGCCTTGTCGGCCCTGCTCTGCGCAGTGCACCGCCTGGGACTGGCTCCCGATCCCAGCGGTCCCTTGCAACAAGCCGCAGAGTCGGCCCACGAACGCTCCCGCCTGCTGGGACTCGACACGCCCCTCAAAGCCAACCCGGCCAAACACCTGGCCCGCCGCCTGCATGGACGCCTTGTGTTGATCTACGGAGGCAGCGGACTGACCGCGCCCATCGCCCGGCGCTGGAGGGGGCAGATCACCGAAAACGCCAAGCAACTGGCCTGGACGGCCGCCCTCCCCGAGATGAACCACAACGAAATCGCCGGATGGGAACACCCTCACGAGGTGCTCAAGCACACCGTCGCCGTCTTTCTGCGCGACCAGGACGAGCACCCCCGCCTGGCGCGCCGCTTCGACCTGACCCGCCGCTATCTGCAGGACAAGGCCGGCGACACCATCGAATGCGACAGCAACGGAGAATCCCGACTCGACCGCATGGTTTCGCTGCTGCAGCTCATCGACTGGGCCAGCGTCTACCTGGCCATCCTCAACGGCAGCGACCCCGAGTCCATCGAAGCCATCGAGCACATCAAGCGCCGGCTCAGCGAAGAGGCCTAG